The Spirulina subsalsa PCC 9445 region GCGGCGGATAGTCGCTCCCGGCTACTGTAGAATGAATAGAAAATCCCCCAACCCAATACAACCCCCAAAAAAAGCATGGAACGCGGTTATTCCGAAATTGATTTAGCTGAGTATATAGATCATTCTGTACTACAACCCACAGCCACCCTAGAAGCGGTACAACAGGCCTGTGGGGAAGCGGTTCGCTATGATTTCCCGGCCGTCTGTGTTTATCCTTGGGCGGTGCGCACAGCGCGGGAAGCCCTACAAGGAAAAGCTCCTCAAGTTTGTGCGGTGATTGGCTTTCCCTCGGGAGCCACGACGAGAGCCACTAAAGTCTATGAAGCCCTCGAAGCGGTGGAAAATGGGGCGCGGGAATTGGATGTGGTGATTAATTTGGGCTGGTTAAAAGGGGGGGATACGGAACGCATTTATCAGGAAATGGCGGAAATTTGCGAGGAAAGTGGACAAACGGTTAAGGCGATTTTAGAAATGGCGGTGTTGACGGAGGGGGAAAAACGCCTTGCGGCGGAGGTTTGTTTAGAAGCGGGGGTGTCTTTCCTTAAAACCAGTACGGGCTGGTTTGGGGGGGCAACGGTGGCCGATGTGCGCTTGCTCAAGGAAATCAGCCGAGGACAGGTGGGGATTAAGGCATCGGGGGGGATTCGCACTCCTGGGCAGGCTCTAGAATTGATTCAGGCGGGGGCGACGCGCTTGGGAACCTCTCGGGGGGTGGACTTGCTGCGCCAACGGGAAGCGATCGCCTTTGAGGAGTGAGAATGAGTCGAACTTATAAGGCAACAGGCATTAATTTGAAGAGTTTGCCCTTGGGAGAATCCGATCGCCTCGTCACCATCCTAACCGCCGAATATGGGTTAGTGCAAGCGGTCGCCCCCGGATCGCGCAAACCCAAGTCCTCCCTACGGGGCAGGATTGAACCCTTTGTTGTCAATGAATTACTTTTGGTCAAAGGGCGATCGCTCGATAAAATCATCCAAGCCGAAACCCTCGAATCCTACCCCCGTCTTTGCCAAGATTTAGGCAAACTCGCCACCAGTCAATACTGGGCCGAAATGGTTCTAGCCGTTGGCCTGAGTGACCAACCCCAGGCCGAACTCTTGGAACTGCTCAAATTGCACCTGCAACGCCTCGATCAACTCCCCCATGATGTCCCCTCCCATAGCAGTGATTTCGCCGCCGTCTCCCTCCTCTGCTCCCTCACTCAGGGCGTTTTTCACCTGCTCACCCTAGCGGGTCTTGCCCCCCAAGTTCATGTACAACTCACCCCCGGCGAACGAGTGGGCTTTAGCTTTGAAGTGGGCGGCGTGGTTCCCCTCTCGGGCCCCCCACACCCCGCCTCCACCCATTGCCCGGAATACGACCTAATCACCCCGCCCCCCATGAACACCTTCCTCGGCGCCCAAGAACTCACCCTCCTCCAACACCTCGCCCAGATTGAACCCTGCAATCCCCACACCCTCAACGCCCTCAACAAAGCCCTCTGGCTCAAAATTGAGCAAACCTTGCGGAACTATACCCAATATCATTTAGGCAAGCCCATTCAATCGGCCGCATTAGTTGATACCTTATTCATAGTAGATTTTTAAAATTTCTTAGATTTTCTTAATTTCCTTTAATCCTTAAATCGCCATTATTTCATTTAGTAAAAGAGACAATCCCTTAGTGATGCAGTTGTTTGAACCTGAACAAGAAAAACGCCAATACCCCCCTTTTCCAACCCCGACCCCAGAAGCGTCCAACCCGCACCATCAGCCCCAGTCCGAGAGCCTCTCACCTGCCTTTAAGCGGGGATTTGGTCCAGTCTTAGAGAACCCCCGGTTTCTCGTCCTCTGGTTGGGTCAAGTCTTCTCCCAACTGGCCGATAAAATCTATCTGGTGCTAATGATTGCCCTGATTGCCAGTCGTTTCCAAGCACCAGACCAGCCCATTAGTGGCTGGGTGTCTGCCATTATGATCGCCTTCACCATTCCCGCCGTCCTTTTTGGCTCCCTTGCGGGGGTTTTTGTGGATCGGTGGCCCAAAAAAGATGTACTGGTTTTAAGCAATCTCCTACGGGGGGGAGCCGTTTTAGCCCTGCCCCCCCTCCTGTGGCTCTCCCGAGATTGGGGCTGGTTGTGGGGGGTTCCCGTGGGCTTTCTCCTGCTCCTTGTCGTCACCTTCTTTGTGTCCACCCTAACCCAATTTTTCGCCCCCGCCGAACAGGCCGCCCTGCCCCTGATTGTCAAACGACAAAGCCTCCTCCCGGCTAACTCCCTTTACACCACCACCATGATGGCGCTGTTAATCATTGGTTTTGCTGTCGGGGAACCGTTACTGGCGGCGATGGATCATCTGGGGACTCAGTTGGGCTGGTCTTTTGGCAAAGAATTATTAGTGGGGGGGGCCTATGCGATCGCCGGAATGATCCTGCTGTTACTCAAAACCGGAGAAAAGCGAGCCGCCCTAGAAATCCAACGCCCCCACGTCTTCCAAGACATTTGGGAGGGGATTCAGTACCTGCAAGCTCATCATCGCGTGCGCAATGCCCTCATCCAGTTAGTGATTCTCTTCTCCGTCTTTGCCGCCCTCGCCGTCCTGGCCGTCCCCCTCGCCGCCTCCATCCCCAGCCTCAAAGCCGAACAATTCGGCTTTCTCCTCGCCTCCGCCGGACTGGGAATGGGTCTAGGTGCCGCCTTCTTAGGCCACTGGGGGCAAGGATTCCGTAACGCTCAACTGAGTCTCTGGGGATCCGCTGGAATGGCACTCTCCCTCGTCGGCCTTTCCCTCTTCACCCATAACCTTGTTCTTGCCCTGCTCATGACCGGGTTTTTAGGCGTTTTCGCCGCCCTGATTGGCGTTCCCATGCAGACCACCATCCAAGCGGAAACCCCCGAAGAAATGCGCGGGAAAGTCTTTGGGCTCCAAAATAACGCCATTAACATCGCCCTCTCCCTCCCCCTCGCCCTGGCTGGAGTCGCGGAGTCCTTCTGGGGCTTACAAACCGTTTTATGGGTGTTAGCGGCCTTTGTCGTCTTGGGAGGGATCTTAACCTGGTATATTGCCCAAAAAGGGGCAATTGTACCGATATCTGGGAAATAATTGTATGATGTGAACGATCATCTCCGTCCGATTGTTTCCCCCATCAGTTGTTACTCCCTTATTTGTGAATGCACCATCACCATATCGCTTGGCTGGGGAAAAAATCCCCGTTTTGTGGCAACGTCACCTATGGTCGAGAAATCAGTAACGCCCTCCTAGAACGCGACCATCGGGTGAGTTTCCTCCACTTTGCCCAAGAGGAATCCCTCTCCGACAGTTGGGCGCATCATTCCGAGGTCGTGCTACCCTTCCTGTATAAATCCCAGATTTACACCATCCCTACCCTGAAGTCGAGTAAAGTATTAATGCGATCGCTCGCCGACCTCAAACCTGACCTCGTTCACGCCTCCCTCACCCTATCCCCCCTCGATTTCCGCCTACCGGAAATTTGCGCCGAATTAAACCTACCTCTGATTGCCACCTTTCACCCCCCCTTCGACAGCAAACTGCGCAATCTCAAATCTAGCGCCCAGTTTCTCACCTATCAGCTATACGCCCCCTGTTTAGCCAACTACGACCGGGTGATTGTCTTTTCCCAAGTCCAGAAAGACCTCCTCGTGCGTTTAGGAGTCCCTGACCCCAAAGTAGTCATCATCCCCAATGGTGTAGACGTGCAGAAATACTCCCCCGGCCCCTCCCGTTTTAAAACCCGACTAGGGGCCAAACGGTTATTTGTCTACATGGGACGCATCTCCACCGAGAAAAATGTAGAGGCCATGCTCAAAGCGTGGAAACTGGCGAATATGGGGCCGGATTGTAAATTAGTCATCGTGGGAGATGGCCCCCTCAGCACTGTGTTAAAACCCTTCTACACCCCAGAGGACGGCATTCTCTGGTATGGATTCGTTGCCGACGAGCAACAGCGCATTGAGATTTTACGCGCTGCCGATGCCTTTATTTTGCCCTCCTTAGTGGAAGGTTTATCCCTTTCCCTTCTAGAAGCGATGGCCTGCGGAGTGGCCTGCATTGCCACCGATGCCGGGGCCGATGCCGAAGTAATTGAAGACGGGGCCGGGGTCGTTATGAGTACCCAGGGCGTCACCACTCAGTTAAAAACCCTCCTCCCCCTCTTCCGGGACCAACCGGAATTAAGCGCATTACTGGGTCAAAAAGGCCGCAAACGGGTTTTAGAACGCTACACCCTCAGCCGCAATATTACCCAGTTAGAGCAACTCTATCAGGAGGTGTTAACGGAAACTCAGACCTTGACTTATACTCGCTGGGCTTAGTTTGCCAATGGTTTTAGACGAGGCCAGTTTAGCATTACTCCAAACCGCCCTTAAACGCTTAAATAAGGGCTTTAACACCCTGCCTGATGTAGAACATGATCTTGACCTAGAAGCCGTCGAGAATGTGCTGCTAGAGGTGGCTGGACGAATGCAGGATAACTACCCCTATCCTCATCCATTGTATGCGGGACAAATGTTAAAACCTCCCGCCCCTATAGCGCGTCTGGCCTATATGTTGTCTCTTTGGATTAACCCCAATAATCACGCGCTGGATGGGGGGAAAGCGAGTTCCGCCCTAGAGAAAGAGGCTGTAGCAGACTTGGCGAAAATGTTCGGTTGGGAGCGCCATTTAGGCCATTTATGCAGTGGGGGAACGGTGGCTAATTTAGAGGCTTTATGGGTCGCGAAAAACCTACATCCGAGTCAGAAAATTGTCGCATCTAACCAAGCCCATTATACTCATTCTCGCCTTTGTAGGGTTTTGGGGATTCCCTTTTTAGCCGTTCCCTGTAATTCTCGCGCTCAGATGGATGTAGGAGAGCTAAAACAGCTTTTGGAAACCGAAGAAATTGGGACGGTTGTTATTACTATGGGAACAACGGCTACGGGGTCGGTGGATCCATTAGCGGAAATTTTAGAGCTACAAAAAATCTACGGGTTTCGTCTTCATGCAGATGCTGCCTATGGGGGGTATTTTCGCTTAGTTGAAGATTTAGCCCCAGAGACGAAACAAGCCTTTGCGTGTCTTAATCAAGTGGATTCCATTGTCATTGACCCCCATAAGCACGGACTACAGCCCTATGGGTGCGGTTGTGTGTTGTTTCAAGATCCAACGGTGGGGCGTTTTTATCACCATGATTCCCCCTATACTTATTTTAGTTCAGATGAGTTACATTTAGGAGAAATTAGCCTCGAATGTTCTAGACCGGGATCGTCTGCGGTGGCACTGTGGGCGACTCAGAGGTTATTTCCCCTAGTTCCGGGGGGGGAGTTTGCGCGAGGTTTAAATCAGTCTTGTCAAGCGGCTAAGATTTTGTTTAATAAGCTGCAACAGGACTCTCGCTTTAGAGTTGTTTTTTCACCGGAGTTAGATATTGTCGTTTGGGCAGTTTATGGGGGAACGGCGGGTCAGTCTTCTCGGTTAGCGCAAGAGATTTTTAAGGCCGCTGCACGGGAAAATCTACACCTCGCTTTAGCTAATTTACCTAGATATTTATTGGAGTCGCAGGGAGTGGTGATGGAGTGGGATCAAGACTCTATCACTTGTTTACGATCTTGTTTAATGAAACCGGAACATTTGGCTTGGATTGAGCCGATTTGGGCAATTTTAGATCGGGTGACGGATGCTGTTTTAAAGGATGAAGGGGGAAGTTAGGGGAACAGGGAACGGGAAATAGAAGAAATTCAGGCTTTTGATTCACTAACTTTCTTTGGTGTCTTCGATTGGTTCTTAAGTCTGTTGAATTGGGTCTGAGATTTTGTGATAAATCTTAACGGTTACGGCTCGGAGTTGATGTTCCTGAAAGACCAACATAGCAAGGCAAATTGAGCAAAGGCTACAGGCTAGATTAAGAAATGTTATGGCATTGAGCAACGATGGAGCCGGCTTCGTTAATTGGAAAGGATTTAAGATAAAATTAAGGAATAAGGCCTATGGATGAATCTCTCTGAGCGAGGAAAAATCTTTGCTTGAAAATCAGGGAGATAAAAGACCTCAATATTGGCTTCAGGATTCTTTTTTACCTATAACTGGGTAAGTCTTGGGGCATTTTTTGGGTTGCGTTGTCGCTATCCCTAATTGAAAAATTGGGTGAATCTGGGGGTATTTGTTGGGTTGTGCTGTCACGATGCTTAACCTAAAAACTAGGTGCGTCTTGGGGGGATTCGGACATTAGGGAACATTGAAAAACGAGAACGATTAACTATTAATTATTTCTTCTGCACTTTTTGGTCATTTCTTAGGG contains the following coding sequences:
- the deoC gene encoding deoxyribose-phosphate aldolase, producing the protein MERGYSEIDLAEYIDHSVLQPTATLEAVQQACGEAVRYDFPAVCVYPWAVRTAREALQGKAPQVCAVIGFPSGATTRATKVYEALEAVENGARELDVVINLGWLKGGDTERIYQEMAEICEESGQTVKAILEMAVLTEGEKRLAAEVCLEAGVSFLKTSTGWFGGATVADVRLLKEISRGQVGIKASGGIRTPGQALELIQAGATRLGTSRGVDLLRQREAIAFEE
- the recO gene encoding DNA repair protein RecO, with product MSRTYKATGINLKSLPLGESDRLVTILTAEYGLVQAVAPGSRKPKSSLRGRIEPFVVNELLLVKGRSLDKIIQAETLESYPRLCQDLGKLATSQYWAEMVLAVGLSDQPQAELLELLKLHLQRLDQLPHDVPSHSSDFAAVSLLCSLTQGVFHLLTLAGLAPQVHVQLTPGERVGFSFEVGGVVPLSGPPHPASTHCPEYDLITPPPMNTFLGAQELTLLQHLAQIEPCNPHTLNALNKALWLKIEQTLRNYTQYHLGKPIQSAALVDTLFIVDF
- a CDS encoding MFS transporter translates to MQLFEPEQEKRQYPPFPTPTPEASNPHHQPQSESLSPAFKRGFGPVLENPRFLVLWLGQVFSQLADKIYLVLMIALIASRFQAPDQPISGWVSAIMIAFTIPAVLFGSLAGVFVDRWPKKDVLVLSNLLRGGAVLALPPLLWLSRDWGWLWGVPVGFLLLLVVTFFVSTLTQFFAPAEQAALPLIVKRQSLLPANSLYTTTMMALLIIGFAVGEPLLAAMDHLGTQLGWSFGKELLVGGAYAIAGMILLLLKTGEKRAALEIQRPHVFQDIWEGIQYLQAHHRVRNALIQLVILFSVFAALAVLAVPLAASIPSLKAEQFGFLLASAGLGMGLGAAFLGHWGQGFRNAQLSLWGSAGMALSLVGLSLFTHNLVLALLMTGFLGVFAALIGVPMQTTIQAETPEEMRGKVFGLQNNAINIALSLPLALAGVAESFWGLQTVLWVLAAFVVLGGILTWYIAQKGAIVPISGK
- a CDS encoding glycosyltransferase family 4 protein — encoded protein: MHHHHIAWLGKKSPFCGNVTYGREISNALLERDHRVSFLHFAQEESLSDSWAHHSEVVLPFLYKSQIYTIPTLKSSKVLMRSLADLKPDLVHASLTLSPLDFRLPEICAELNLPLIATFHPPFDSKLRNLKSSAQFLTYQLYAPCLANYDRVIVFSQVQKDLLVRLGVPDPKVVIIPNGVDVQKYSPGPSRFKTRLGAKRLFVYMGRISTEKNVEAMLKAWKLANMGPDCKLVIVGDGPLSTVLKPFYTPEDGILWYGFVADEQQRIEILRAADAFILPSLVEGLSLSLLEAMACGVACIATDAGADAEVIEDGAGVVMSTQGVTTQLKTLLPLFRDQPELSALLGQKGRKRVLERYTLSRNITQLEQLYQEVLTETQTLTYTRWA
- a CDS encoding pyridoxal phosphate-dependent decarboxylase family protein — protein: MVLDEASLALLQTALKRLNKGFNTLPDVEHDLDLEAVENVLLEVAGRMQDNYPYPHPLYAGQMLKPPAPIARLAYMLSLWINPNNHALDGGKASSALEKEAVADLAKMFGWERHLGHLCSGGTVANLEALWVAKNLHPSQKIVASNQAHYTHSRLCRVLGIPFLAVPCNSRAQMDVGELKQLLETEEIGTVVITMGTTATGSVDPLAEILELQKIYGFRLHADAAYGGYFRLVEDLAPETKQAFACLNQVDSIVIDPHKHGLQPYGCGCVLFQDPTVGRFYHHDSPYTYFSSDELHLGEISLECSRPGSSAVALWATQRLFPLVPGGEFARGLNQSCQAAKILFNKLQQDSRFRVVFSPELDIVVWAVYGGTAGQSSRLAQEIFKAAARENLHLALANLPRYLLESQGVVMEWDQDSITCLRSCLMKPEHLAWIEPIWAILDRVTDAVLKDEGGS